A stretch of DNA from Candidatus Rubrimentiphilum sp.:
GTTCGCGCGGCGCAAGCGCTGTTTCCACGATTACGGCCGCATTGCAGAAATTCGCCTGGTCCGTGCGTCCCCATGGTTTCGTTCTATACAAGCGCGAACGCGCGAGCACAGTTCCGACTTCGGCGAGTGCGTCCATTCCGGCCCGAACGTTCGCCGCCGGGTCGCCGAGATTGGAGCCCAGCCCTATTCCCGCTCGGGCCATGCCGCGCGGAAGTTCGGATTATCGCGCCGCAGCGTCACGCTCGGCGTCGCTCCTTCCAATATTTCGGGCTTCGCGACGGTGATCTCGGCGCGCGCCACTCGCGCATCCTTGAAGATCGCGTGCAGAATTTCTCCCGCCAATCGCTCGATCAGCCGGAATGACGTAGACGCCACGATCTGCGTGATCGCCGTGCGCGCCACGTCATAGTCGAACGTGTCTTTCAAATCGTCATTGCGCTCGGCCGGCTGCAGATCGAGTTCGACCACAGCCGTAATGTCGAACGGCTGGGGCGCTTCGCGCTCGCCGGGATTGGCTCCGTGGCGCCCCAGGGCGCGGATACCGTCGATACGGATTACGTCCATCCGGCGGGTCTCCAATTCCGCACGATCGCGTCGCACACACTCACGACGTCGCGCGTTTGGGATACGTCGTGAACCCGTACGACGTCGATTCCGGCGGCAATTGCCAGCGCGGTGGTGGCGGCGGTGCCGTAGATCCGGTCTTCGGGATCGCGGCCGGTGAGTTTTCCGATCGTAGACTTTCGCGACGTGCCCAGCAGCGTCGGAAATCCGAGAGCGGCTACACGCGGCAACTCTTGCAGAATGCGCAGATTCTGATCCGCGTTTTTTCCGAATCCGATTCCAGGATCCAAGATGACGTGTTCGGCGGGAATGCCGGCCTGTACGGCGCGGGCCGCGGCATCCTCCAAAAAAGCGAGAACTTCGTCCACGACGCCGGAGTCATAATGGGCCTCGCTTTTGTTATGCATCGCGACGACCGGCATCCCGAGTTCCGCGGCAAC
This window harbors:
- the folP gene encoding dihydropteroate synthase, encoding MRTRGSLHVRGRTLDWGERTYVMGIVNVTPDSFSGDGIEEPDLAVAYAQTQLERGSDILDIGAESTRPGHVPVAERTELERLIPVIQKVRGRLPSAVLSVDTFKPGVLRAAADAGADILNSVWGLPRDLLDVAAELGMPVVAMHNKSEAHYDSGVVDEVLAFLEDAAARAVQAGIPAEHVILDPGIGFGKNADQNLRILQELPRVAALGFPTLLGTSRKSTIGKLTGRDPEDRIYGTAATTALAIAAGIDVVRVHDVSQTRDVVSVCDAIVRNWRPAGWT
- the folB gene encoding dihydroneopterin aldolase; translated protein: MDVIRIDGIRALGRHGANPGEREAPQPFDITAVVELDLQPAERNDDLKDTFDYDVARTAITQIVASTSFRLIERLAGEILHAIFKDARVARAEITVAKPEILEGATPSVTLRRDNPNFRAAWPERE